The DNA window TGTTTGTTATGAAAAGGTGCTTCATTGGAATTGCATAGTGTTTCCCATCCTTTTTTCCTTTAAGGGACCcgtttttatttaacctttatttaaccaggagtaacaactcattgagattaaaaatctcttttccaagagtgtcctggccaagataggcagcagcacagttacacggttgcagacataaaaacaaacataacaattaaaaacaaagacaaagagcaaattacagagtcataaggtatcaaaaaacattcatcaacattcaaaacatctacagccaGATGTGCCTGTTTCCAAATCttccagaagcactttaaagacattcagtgagaccagctctccaagtttcaggtcattttgtagCTGATTCTTAGAAGAGGGAGATACAAcacataaactgtacaattaacccaaatagtgaacgcagtAACTTAAGGAAGCTTGTGTAAAACGAGTGATTTGGATtggattatttcttgtgaatattacatcagagatgagttttcttgttatttttttagGAACTATGATACAATTCTTTGTCCGTattatgtctttaaaaaaaaataacaatcagACACACTTaataggtttttgttttttttgacaaattaggTGTTTTCTTCTCCTTGGCGCTTGAGCATTGTTCCATCAGCTCTTTTGTTGTTTCGGCtgcatacttttctaatgcaggtcgaagctgtttagcagagaggggaggctctgtgaatataatgTGTTCAGGGCTTCACATTGCCCTTATTctgtgagattttttaaaagtttatatcttaaatagttatccaaactttaaaaacaacaatttaatttatttttcttcacagaaatgaatgaaatgctgagatataggccaactgtatatatatattgttttaaataagGTTGTCTTAAACCCCTTAAAATCAAAGAGCCCCCCGTGAAGCATGGCAAAAATTCCCCTGGTCTCCTTCACAATTTACTTAACAGATTCTTGTGGGACTCGTTCATAAGGGACTGGTAGCTACTGTACATAAGTAGTGAAGAAACTGAACATTGTTGAGCTTGTTACAGACATTTCTAGACATAGATGGCTGCATCATATTGTGTTGTTAAAGAGAGAAGATGTTTTGTAATAAAGTAGCTGCGTCTCAAATTTGATCCTCTTTGCCAACAGGTTGCAGTGGACATGGAGTTTGCTAAGAACATGTACGAGCTCCACAAGAGGGTGTCACCCACTGAGGTCATCATCGGATGGTGCGTCAGTTGATCAAATTTGAAATTTCAAAGATAGAATTGGGAAAAAAGAAAGCACTTTTTCTCACCACAGTGCCATCTGTCCCTCAGGTATGCCACAGGCTTTGACATCACAGAACACTCGGTGCTCATCCACGAGTACTACAGCCGTGAGGCCACCAACCCCATTCACCTGACGATGGATACAGCGCTGCAGAGTGGCAAGATGAGCATCCGCGCCTACGTCAGGTTGGCTGATCTTCCTGTCATAGACTCCCTTTTTGTTGTGTGATCAACTACAGATTGAGAATGTGTGTTTTGAATGTGCTTGTGTATCTCCTCCACAGTGCGCAGATGGGTGTGCCAGGAAAGACAGTTGGTGTGATGTTCACCCCACTCACTGTCAAGTATGTCTACTATGACACTGAGAGGATAGGCGGTAAGAATACAAACAATTATTGAAGATGACTGTTTGGAAACAAATGCTTTCTGACTAAATATCTGTGATTGTGAAATTTGTTGTATTTCCAGTTTGTCATGGGGAGAAATATTGAATTGCAGTATCTAAAAGAACTTATTGCTGTGCATGTCAATAGAAAAATCTACTTAGATATGGCCTATAATGTATTTTTCCAACAATCCCATCTGTTTGTTCCAGTTGACCTTCTGCAGAGGACACGTTTACTCCCAAGTCGCACCAAGGGGCTTACCTCCGATCTGTCCCAGGTGGCTGGCTCTGCAGCCAGGGTACAAGACATGCTGACCACCATGCTTGCATACATTGATGATGTGCTGGTGAGTATTGGAGCTATTGGAATGGTTGTGTGACTCAAATCCGATATGATTAGTCCATTGTTTCCATATGTACcaaatgacaaaacaatgacCTCCTGCTATTTGTTTTCCTGGCCATATTCCAGCTATTCTACTTTGTATCAGTCCGTCGTGTCTCTAGAGATCATTTGTGAAGTAATCCAATTTATGAAGGCTGTAAAGCTAATGCTGTTCGATCTGTCTCAGTCTGGCAAAGTGGCGGCAGATAACAGCGTGGGCCGTTTCCTGATGGACCTGGTCAACAAGGTGCCCACCATCTCAGCTGAGGACTTTGAGAACATGCTCAATTCCAACATCAATGTAAGTGCTCACCATCTGCTAGAAAATACATTCATTTCATATAAACAACTACAATTTGTTCTCATCActgctgatgtttgtttttcctaaTCGGATTTAGTGCATCTACTTCAGCCTTCCGTTCTCAATTTACTTGCTGCTCTCAGGCTTGTTTTTAGCACATTGGCAGACTCCCGTTGATTGCAGGAAGCATTTAATTAGGCTTTGCTTCCCATTGTTGGTGCTCTCCTGGCTCCTCTTGTCTCATACTGCATTACTTAGCACTTCTCCAGCATACACAGTCATTTCAGGAACACAAGAGTAGCAGTTACTAGAGTCGAGTTCAAAACCGGTTTGATATTAAGCCACAACACCGGACCGGTATACCGAATTTTACCACTAGGTGTCGCACTTGGTTCAGCAGCCGCTCCACCAAAAccaggagcggcttgtcactaaaatgagaatagctggtccacctttaAGGTCAGTTTTTGCTAACTTTGTGGTTAACTCCTTTCCCTTTAATCAGCGggtggcaagcaagacacaggaactttgacttgggtcttgaggagctgtAGCATTTATTTACAGAC is part of the Sebastes umbrosus isolate fSebUmb1 chromosome 12, fSebUmb1.pri, whole genome shotgun sequence genome and encodes:
- the eif3f gene encoding eukaryotic translation initiation factor 3 subunit F translates to MSVYGPVVKIHPVVLASICDSYERRNEGASRVIGTLLGTTDKHSIEVTNCFSVPHNESEDEVAVDMEFAKNMYELHKRVSPTEVIIGWYATGFDITEHSVLIHEYYSREATNPIHLTMDTALQSGKMSIRAYVSAQMGVPGKTVGVMFTPLTVKYVYYDTERIGVDLLQRTRLLPSRTKGLTSDLSQVAGSAARVQDMLTTMLAYIDDVLSGKVAADNSVGRFLMDLVNKVPTISAEDFENMLNSNINDLLMVTYLSNLTQAQIALNEKLVLL